A single Macaca fascicularis isolate 582-1 chromosome 13, T2T-MFA8v1.1 DNA region contains:
- the SLC30A3 gene encoding probable proton-coupled zinc antiporter SLC30A3 isoform X7: MHGSSCMLPVPCALSSWLGRWSTPSFHPGRRVSGTQPGHHDRRSPLAGRCGQHDGQPLLPLAFHPSSHPHHDLWLAPFRMAFVLHQAGPPHSHGSRGAEYAPLEEGPEEPLPLGNTSVRAAFVHVLGDLLQSFGVLAASILIYFKPQYKAADPISTFLFSICALGSTAPTLRDVLRILMEGTPRNVGFEPVRDTLLSVPGVRATHELHLWALTLTYHVASAHLAIDSTADPEAVLAEASSRLYSRFGFSSCTLQVEQYQPEMAQCLRCQEPPQA, from the exons ACTCCATCATTTCACCCTGGCAGGCGGGTATCTGGCACACAGCCTGGCCATCATGACCGACGCAGCCCACTTGCTGGCAGATGTGGGCAGCATGATGGGCAGCCTCTTCTCCCTCTGGCTTTCCACCCGTCCAGCCACCCGCACCATGACCTTTGGCTGGCACCGTTCAG AATGGCCTTTGTGCTGCACCAGGCTGGACCCCCCCACAGCCACGGGTCTAGGGGAGCAGAGTATGCACCGCTGGAGGAGGGGCCTGAAGAGCCCCTGCCCCTGGGGAACACCAGCGTCCGGGCAGCATTTGTGCACGTGTTGGGGGACCTCCTGCAGAGCTTTGGGGTACTGGCTGCCTCCATCCTCATCTACTTCAAG cctcagtaCAAGGCAGCCGACCCCATCAGCACCTTCCTCTTCTCCATCTGTGCCCTTGGATCCACGGCTCCCACCCTCCGAGATGTTCTTCGAATCCTCATGGAAG GTACCCCCCGCAATGTGGGGTTCGAACCTGTGCGGGATACGCTGTTGTCGGTGCCAGGAGTCCGGGCTACCCATGAGCTGCACCTGTGGGCCCTTACGCTCACTTACCACGTTGCCTCTGCACACCTGGCCATCG ACTCCACTGCTGACCCTGAAGCTGTCCTGGCTGAAGCCTCATCCCGGCTCTACTCCCGGTTTGGATTCTCCAGCTGCACCCTGCAGGTCGAGCAGTACCAGCCGGAGATGGCCCAGTGCCTGCGCTGCCAGGAGCCCCCACAAGCCTGA
- the SLC30A3 gene encoding probable proton-coupled zinc antiporter SLC30A3 isoform X6, with protein sequence MTDAAHLLADVGSMMGSLFSLWLSTRPATRTMTFGWHRSETLGALASVVSLWMVTGILLYLAFVRLLHSDYHIEGGAMLLTASIAVCANLLMAFVLHQAGPPHSHGSRGAEYAPLEEGPEEPLPLGNTSVRAAFVHVLGDLLQSFGVLAASILIYFKPQYKAADPISTFLFSICALGSTAPTLRDVLRILMEGTPRNVGFEPVRDTLLSVPGVRATHELHLWALTLTYHVASAHLAIDSTADPEAVLAEASSRLYSRFGFSSCTLQVEQYQPEMAQCLRCQEPPQA encoded by the exons ATGACCGACGCAGCCCACTTGCTGGCAGATGTGGGCAGCATGATGGGCAGCCTCTTCTCCCTCTGGCTTTCCACCCGTCCAGCCACCCGCACCATGACCTTTGGCTGGCACCGTTCAG AGACTCTGGGGGCTTTGGCCTCTGTGGTCTCCCTCTGGATGGTCACTGGCATCCTCCTGTACCTGGCCTTCGTCCGCCTGCTGCACAGCGACTACCACATCGAGGGGGGTGCCATGCTGCTGACCGCCAGCATCGCAGTCTGTGCCAACCTGTT AATGGCCTTTGTGCTGCACCAGGCTGGACCCCCCCACAGCCACGGGTCTAGGGGAGCAGAGTATGCACCGCTGGAGGAGGGGCCTGAAGAGCCCCTGCCCCTGGGGAACACCAGCGTCCGGGCAGCATTTGTGCACGTGTTGGGGGACCTCCTGCAGAGCTTTGGGGTACTGGCTGCCTCCATCCTCATCTACTTCAAG cctcagtaCAAGGCAGCCGACCCCATCAGCACCTTCCTCTTCTCCATCTGTGCCCTTGGATCCACGGCTCCCACCCTCCGAGATGTTCTTCGAATCCTCATGGAAG GTACCCCCCGCAATGTGGGGTTCGAACCTGTGCGGGATACGCTGTTGTCGGTGCCAGGAGTCCGGGCTACCCATGAGCTGCACCTGTGGGCCCTTACGCTCACTTACCACGTTGCCTCTGCACACCTGGCCATCG ACTCCACTGCTGACCCTGAAGCTGTCCTGGCTGAAGCCTCATCCCGGCTCTACTCCCGGTTTGGATTCTCCAGCTGCACCCTGCAGGTCGAGCAGTACCAGCCGGAGATGGCCCAGTGCCTGCGCTGCCAGGAGCCCCCACAAGCCTGA
- the SLC30A3 gene encoding probable proton-coupled zinc antiporter SLC30A3 isoform X8, producing MAFVLHQAGPPHSHGSRGAEYAPLEEGPEEPLPLGNTSVRAAFVHVLGDLLQSFGVLAASILIYFKPQYKAADPISTFLFSICALGSTAPTLRDVLRILMEGTPRNVGFEPVRDTLLSVPGVRATHELHLWALTLTYHVASAHLAIDSTADPEAVLAEASSRLYSRFGFSSCTLQVEQYQPEMAQCLRCQEPPQA from the exons ATGGCCTTTGTGCTGCACCAGGCTGGACCCCCCCACAGCCACGGGTCTAGGGGAGCAGAGTATGCACCGCTGGAGGAGGGGCCTGAAGAGCCCCTGCCCCTGGGGAACACCAGCGTCCGGGCAGCATTTGTGCACGTGTTGGGGGACCTCCTGCAGAGCTTTGGGGTACTGGCTGCCTCCATCCTCATCTACTTCAAG cctcagtaCAAGGCAGCCGACCCCATCAGCACCTTCCTCTTCTCCATCTGTGCCCTTGGATCCACGGCTCCCACCCTCCGAGATGTTCTTCGAATCCTCATGGAAG GTACCCCCCGCAATGTGGGGTTCGAACCTGTGCGGGATACGCTGTTGTCGGTGCCAGGAGTCCGGGCTACCCATGAGCTGCACCTGTGGGCCCTTACGCTCACTTACCACGTTGCCTCTGCACACCTGGCCATCG ACTCCACTGCTGACCCTGAAGCTGTCCTGGCTGAAGCCTCATCCCGGCTCTACTCCCGGTTTGGATTCTCCAGCTGCACCCTGCAGGTCGAGCAGTACCAGCCGGAGATGGCCCAGTGCCTGCGCTGCCAGGAGCCCCCACAAGCCTGA